One part of the candidate division KSB1 bacterium genome encodes these proteins:
- a CDS encoding amidohydrolase gives MNSKFKQQLFLSGLFLAVSLFWGCSLSTQADLVLKNGKIVTLDDTISEAQAIAISGYSITAVGSDEEIQKYIGDNTEVIDLNGRLVVPGFIEGHGHYMGLGNSKMILDLTKVKNWDEIVAMVGEAAKKVQPGEWITGRGWHQEKWDKVPQPNVDGVPLHRELSNISPNNPVNLTHASGHASFANAKAMEIANITKDTSNPPGGEIVKDNLGNPTGLLRETAQRMVGAARTASLENRSKEEVEAEARQKIELAGQEALSKGITTFHDAGASFAEIDRFKAFAERGELPIRLYVMVRRESNETMAEKLASYRTIPKDNDFLSVRSIKRQIDGALGSHGAWLLEPYIDLTSSTGLVLETVEDITRTAEIAFENGFQVNTHAIGDRANREVLDIYEKTFKMDPNKTDLRWRIEHSQHIHPDDVPRFFQLGVIASMQGVHCTSDAPWVPKRLGDERSKSNAYVWRTLMDAGVVVTNGTDVPVEDIDPLASFYASVSRMMPDGTRFYPDQRMTREEALRSYTINNAYAAFEEHLKGSLTKGKLADIVVLSKDIMTIPEEEILNTKVDYTILGGEVKYKREVQY, from the coding sequence ATGAACTCAAAATTCAAACAGCAGTTATTTTTGAGTGGATTATTTTTAGCCGTTAGCTTGTTTTGGGGATGCAGTTTGTCCACACAAGCAGACCTTGTTCTGAAAAATGGCAAAATTGTGACCCTGGATGATACTATTTCGGAAGCACAAGCTATTGCAATCTCTGGTTATTCCATAACTGCAGTTGGCAGTGATGAGGAAATTCAAAAATATATTGGCGATAATACTGAAGTGATTGATTTGAATGGCAGGCTGGTTGTACCGGGTTTCATTGAGGGTCATGGGCATTATATGGGCCTGGGAAATTCAAAAATGATCCTGGATTTAACCAAAGTTAAAAATTGGGATGAAATCGTCGCCATGGTAGGTGAAGCTGCTAAAAAAGTACAACCTGGCGAATGGATTACCGGCCGGGGCTGGCACCAGGAAAAATGGGACAAAGTGCCGCAACCAAATGTGGATGGCGTACCATTGCATCGAGAACTGAGTAATATATCACCAAATAATCCAGTGAATTTAACCCATGCCAGTGGTCATGCATCATTTGCCAATGCCAAAGCGATGGAAATTGCAAATATTACAAAAGACACTTCTAATCCACCTGGAGGAGAAATTGTCAAAGATAACTTGGGGAATCCCACTGGTTTGTTGCGAGAGACCGCACAACGGATGGTTGGCGCGGCTCGAACTGCTTCGTTAGAAAACCGATCAAAAGAGGAAGTAGAAGCTGAAGCCCGACAAAAAATAGAATTAGCCGGTCAAGAAGCGCTTTCGAAAGGAATTACGACTTTTCATGATGCTGGTGCAAGTTTCGCTGAAATCGATCGTTTCAAGGCATTTGCGGAACGTGGTGAATTGCCAATTCGATTGTATGTAATGGTGCGAAGAGAAAGCAATGAAACAATGGCAGAGAAATTAGCTTCATACCGAACAATTCCTAAAGATAATGATTTTCTCTCAGTGCGTTCCATCAAACGTCAAATTGATGGTGCACTGGGCTCCCATGGCGCCTGGCTTCTCGAACCCTATATCGATCTAACCTCCAGCACCGGTTTAGTCTTGGAAACTGTTGAAGATATCACAAGAACTGCTGAAATCGCTTTTGAAAATGGCTTTCAAGTAAACACGCATGCAATTGGCGACCGGGCTAACCGGGAAGTTTTAGATATCTATGAAAAAACCTTCAAAATGGATCCCAACAAAACTGACTTACGCTGGCGCATCGAGCATTCTCAGCATATCCACCCGGATGACGTCCCACGCTTTTTTCAGCTAGGAGTCATTGCCTCAATGCAAGGCGTGCATTGCACATCCGATGCCCCCTGGGTGCCCAAACGTCTTGGAGATGAACGATCTAAATCCAACGCTTATGTCTGGCGAACCCTGATGGATGCTGGTGTGGTTGTCACGAATGGAACGGATGTGCCCGTTGAAGATATCGATCCGCTGGCTAGTTTTTACGCTTCCGTTTCCAGGATGATGCCGGATGGTACAAGATTTTACCCTGATCAACGAATGACTCGTGAAGAAGCCTTACGTTCTTATACCATTAACAACGCTTACGCAGCTTTCGAAGAGCACTTGAAAGGATCACTCACCAAAGGCAAGCTTGCAGACATTGTGGTTCTTTCAAAAGATATCATGACTATTCCTGAAGAAGAAATACTCAACACAAAGGTGGATTATACTATTTTGGGTGGTGAAGTTAAATATAAGAGAGAAGTACAATACTAA